Proteins encoded in a region of the Acetomicrobium thermoterrenum DSM 13490 genome:
- a CDS encoding DUF4139 domain-containing protein: MRKIRLGLYLFAVVLMALMGAHSSWAAEGDFNMLSPSKVEIFPEGALLYFEMPTGEATVTLPPTIDPNSISIYSDSGVNITKLEIDKEYLGDWVPSELEELKTQIDSLQSKVAETASQLNALKQSAGMFENIPLPSDPRKAKEIISELQKERFAIEQSIFDLELKLEAQKSNLKYLQDQWNALRPIDDFAARVAISSTGKGTILLKAFSHEARWRPVYYANYDTKRGELTLDVKAEIYQKTGIPWNGKISLYTHTSKDEVGMPELPPLVVEFREPITFKALSRNTASFEQKTETRAEVLPGIVYAVDSTIAGTGKLALLPLEKYSEKTEIEIRCLPQIDPEAWIIVETKPIEKSLAKGKVHLSIDNTPTGTSLIDNTSAGENFRFSLGKSPLVRATKVDLIPKTGEKWTKGTLLDGYDITVVNGLSQESYITIIDRIPISSHQDIKVSNISIEPEPTETTEKGIYTWKLRLKQKETGTIKVRYEIKFPEGKEITIRPIY; this comes from the coding sequence ATGAGGAAAATACGTCTGGGCCTATACTTATTTGCGGTGGTTTTAATGGCATTGATGGGCGCGCATTCGTCTTGGGCTGCAGAAGGCGATTTTAACATGCTATCACCATCTAAAGTAGAAATATTTCCCGAAGGAGCCCTCCTTTACTTTGAAATGCCTACAGGCGAAGCAACCGTTACACTCCCTCCAACAATAGACCCTAACAGCATATCGATATATTCGGATTCGGGCGTAAATATAACGAAACTGGAAATAGACAAAGAATATCTGGGAGACTGGGTCCCATCCGAACTTGAGGAGTTGAAAACACAAATTGACTCATTGCAATCGAAAGTGGCCGAAACGGCTTCCCAGTTAAATGCCCTCAAACAATCTGCCGGGATGTTTGAAAACATTCCACTTCCCTCCGATCCGCGTAAGGCTAAAGAGATAATCTCGGAATTGCAAAAAGAAAGGTTCGCAATTGAACAAAGCATATTCGATTTGGAGCTAAAACTGGAAGCCCAAAAAAGCAACTTGAAATATTTACAGGACCAATGGAATGCCCTTCGCCCTATCGATGATTTTGCAGCCAGGGTTGCGATTTCATCGACTGGAAAAGGCACAATCCTCCTTAAGGCCTTCAGTCACGAAGCGCGATGGCGCCCAGTTTACTATGCTAATTACGACACCAAAAGAGGAGAATTGACGCTGGATGTCAAAGCTGAAATATATCAAAAAACGGGAATTCCTTGGAATGGGAAAATATCACTTTACACCCATACTTCAAAGGATGAAGTCGGCATGCCCGAACTTCCGCCTTTGGTAGTGGAGTTCAGAGAACCGATTACCTTTAAGGCGCTTTCGCGAAATACCGCCAGTTTCGAACAAAAGACAGAAACAAGAGCCGAAGTTCTTCCGGGTATAGTTTATGCCGTGGATTCCACTATTGCCGGCACGGGAAAATTAGCATTACTCCCCCTCGAAAAGTACAGCGAAAAGACAGAAATAGAAATACGTTGCTTACCTCAAATAGATCCTGAAGCATGGATTATCGTAGAAACTAAACCAATTGAAAAATCTCTTGCCAAAGGAAAAGTCCATCTTTCTATCGACAATACCCCTACGGGAACAAGCTTAATAGACAATACAAGTGCGGGCGAAAATTTTAGGTTTTCCCTCGGTAAATCTCCATTGGTTAGAGCAACCAAGGTAGACCTGATACCAAAAACCGGTGAAAAATGGACAAAAGGCACCCTTTTGGATGGTTATGACATCACTGTAGTAAACGGACTTTCCCAAGAGAGTTATATCACAATCATAGATAGAATTCCCATTAGTTCCCATCAAGATATCAAAGTTTCAAATATAAGTATCGAACCGGAGCCAACGGAGACAACTGAAAAGGGTATTTACACCTGGAAATTGAGATTAAAACAGAAAGAGACGGGAACTATAAAAGTGAGATACGAGATAAAATTCCCTGAAGGTAAGGAGATTACAATAAGACCCATCTACTAA